In Syngnathus scovelli strain Florida chromosome 11, RoL_Ssco_1.2, whole genome shotgun sequence, one DNA window encodes the following:
- the eif4enif1 gene encoding eukaryotic translation initiation factor 4E transporter isoform X1, with translation MDGDACIQEKNAGDAAVDQVKKEPAAPIPHRYTKEELLLIKELPISNERPNCLSEKYDSDGVWDPEKWHISMYPNSGRNSPMEGFKKEHLEDRGPLKRRIPDPRERLKEDDLDVILSPQRRSFGGGCQGNAAPAIHSSRPISPLENKENETLRLGGSRRIGSGRIIAARAFEREARLERERERERDVRDFKDKRFRRDFGDKRVFSERRRNDSYAEEEPEWFSGGPTSQSETIELIGFDDKLLEDDRRKSRRSKKRTESVKEECNGQPEEQNVTVRPSADQEVPHPDVLPEQSTGDFDFNEFFNLEKTMPGLASMIEDVLGEGPVSASRFSQWFSSNVSPSGSRSSSLRSTPHEELEKLAGLEALGTSSGQGPASFFTPIQSSESKEKVDILELLHKAKVDLKPLLSTLSQNKARLRENTNSGAVLSLEEVEGGMKGMKLASEPQVPKVAPPRRGNGTPFMAEHLEEAFTGGPSARPRSRDTDMSAFNKLVSSMKASGTLPTHPKTNSSNQSSGLTEVPMPPQQPKNIFQELLGGPVRSRSPVLLGNLLGNSEVSAPPSSLRGLLHKGPSPPLFPQRSPSPDYFNSRLQHPAGFPVGAQPLMPEQYADMHRSISPAAAAQHQMRPLSMPVNHADLEALAFQQDLALHAHHQFPSGYNRLPQDKSFRNRPQRVNRSPGPGSQPAGRNSPGSAVTSMLSPSFTPTSVIRKMYATKEKSKDDPASRLETKEEAAVHSQDENHLEAVEGNGAQSGVVKHFSQTLPGKDQERLRPLSSGHHTPTTAPPGPPMTFPRSIYPVPLLSHVPMVRSPPQLHPSVVQRMLAQGIQPQQLGPALVQAGIYPPHVDLAQLQGLPPAILGQTLYPLSATGGHPPLLPTRANNQMQLAVMQQQLQQQRQMHQGIPGPSSQSQGPHRANGPQRHASPPPGLAKWFGSDVLDQQLPSMPAKVISVDELEFRP, from the exons ATGGACGGTGATGCTTGTATTCAAGAGAAGAATGCAGGTGATGCTGCCGTGGACCAAGTAAAGAAAGAACCGGCAGCACCAATTCCACATAGATATACCAAG GAGGAGCTTCTCTTAATAAAAGAGCTACCCATCTCCAACGAAAGGCCAAATTGTCTGTCAGAGAAATATGATAG CGATGGCGTCTGGGATCCTGAGAAGTGGCATATCTCAATGTATCCCAACTCGGGGCGTAATTCTCCAATGGAAGGCTTTAAGAAGGAGCATTTGGAGGATCGAGGTCCATTGAAACGAAGAATCCCAG ATCCCCGCGAGAGGTTAAAGGAGGACGATTTGGATGTCATACTGAGCCCACAGCGTCGGAGCTTTGGAGGTGGATGCCAAGGCAATGCTGCTCCTGCAATCCATTCGTCCCGACCAATCAGCCCATTAGAAAATAAGGAGAACGAGACTCTCCGTCTAGGAGGATCACGAAGGATCGGAAGTGGTCGTATCATTGCTGCCCGAGCTTTTGAAAGAGAAGCCCGCCTGGAGAGGGAAAGGGAAAGGGAACGGGATGTCAGAGATTTCAAAGACAAAAGATTCAGG AGAGATTTTGGAGACAAACGTGTGTTTAGTGAACGCAGAAGGAATGATTCTTATGCGGAAGAGGAGCCCGAGTGGTTCTCTGGAGGCCCCACGAGCCAGTCAGAGACGATCGAGCTCATTGGATTTGATGATAAATTGTTAGAAGATGATAGACGCAAGTCCAGGCGCTCAAAGAAGAGGACAGAGTCTGTGAAAGAAG AATGTAATGGACAGCCGGAGGAGCAAAATGTGACTGTGCGGCCTTCAGCTGATCAAGAGGTTCCTCACCCTGATGTGCTGCCAGAGCAGTCCACTGGTGACTTTGACTTCAATGAATTTTTCAATCTGGAGAAGACCATGCCAGGACTGGCATCT atgaTAGAGGATGTTTTAGGCGAAGGGCCTGTATCAGCAAGCCGCTTCAGTCAGTGGTTCTCCAGCAACGTGAGCCCTTCAGGGAGCCGCTCTAGCAGTCTGAGATCCACCCCGCACGAGGAACTGGAAAAACTAGCAG GGCTTGAAGCCCTTGGCACATCATCTGGCCAAGGCCCTGCCTCATTCTTCACACCCATTCAATCATCAGAATCAAAGGAGAAGGTGGACATACTGGAGCTGTTGCACAAGGCCAAAGTAGACCTGAAGCCTCTTCTCTCCACTCTTTCTCAGAACAAGGCTCGCCTCCGAGAAAACA CTAACTCTGGAGCAGTGCTGTCCCTGGAGGAGGTAGAGGGGGGAATGAAGGGGATGAAACTGGCCTCAGAACCACAAGTGCCAAAGGTAGCCCCTCCGCGGAGAGGAAACGGGACGCCATTCATGGCTGAGCACTTAGAGGAGGCGTTTACGGGTGGTCCCAGTGCTCGTCCACGTTCGCGTGACACAGATATGTCAGCCTTTAATAAACTGGTCAGCAGCATGAAGGCAAGTGGAACTCTGCCAACGCATCCCAAAACCAACTCAAGCAAT CAATCTTCAGGGCTGACTGAAGTTCCGATGCCTCCTCAGCAACCGAAAAACATATTCCAG GAGCTCTTGGGAGGGCCTGTTCGTAGTCGCTCCCCAGTGTTACTTGGCAACCTTTTGGGCAATTCTGAGGTCTCGGCTCCTCCCAGCTCTCTACGTGGCCTGCTGCACAAGGGTCCCTCACCACCGCTCTTCCCCCAGAGGTCACCCTCACCAGACTACTTCAACAGTCGCTTGCAACATCCAGCAG GCTTTCCTGTTGGAGCTCAGCCCTTAATGCCTGAACAATATGCTGACATGCACAGGTCCATCAGCCCTGCAGCTGCAGCCCAGCATCAG ATGAGACCGCTCTCGATGCCAGTGAATCATGCAGATCTTGAAGCACTAGCATTTCAGCAGGATCTTGCTCTACATGCCCATCATCAGTTCCCATCCGGCTACAACAGGCTACCACAGGACAAATCATTTCGAAATCG ACCACAGCGTGTTAACCGCTCCCCTGGTCCAGGCTCCCAGCCTGCTGGAAGAAACTCACCAGGCAGTGCTGTCACCAGTATG CTGTCTCCATCGTTTACGCCCACATCAGTGATCCGCAAAATGTATGCAACAAAAGAGAAAAGCAAAGATGATCCAGCAAGTCGATTAGAGACCAAAGAGGAGGCAGCAGTCCACTCTCAAGATG AGAACCACCTAGAAGCAGTTGAAGGGAATGGCGCCCAGTCTGGTGTTGTCAAGCACTTCTCTCAGACCTTGCCGGGCAAAGATCAGGAGCGACTAAGGCCACTTTCTAGCGGACATCATACGCCCACCACGGCACCGCCAGGGCCACCCATGACTTTCCCGCGTTCCATCTACCCGGTCCCGCTGCTATCCCATGTGCCAATGGTGCGCTCGCCTCCTCAGCTCCACCCCAGTGTGGTCCAACGAATGCTGGCACAGGGAATCCAACCCCAGCAGCTTGGCCCAGCACTGGTCCAAGCAG GTATATATCCACCACATGTTGACCTTGCGCAACTTCAAGGCTTGCCCCCCGCAATACTGGGCCAAACCCTGTACCCTCTCAGTGCAACGGGGGGGCATCCGCCGCTTCTGCCTACCAGAGCAAACAATCAGATGCAGTTGGCAGTGATGCAGCAGCAACTTCAGCAGCAGAGACAAA TGCATCAGGGCATCCCAGGTCCATCATCTCAGAGCCAAGGTCCCCATCGAGCGAATGGCCCCCAGCGACATGCAAGTCCCCCTCCAGGCCTAGCCAAGTGGTTTGGATCTGATGTGCTGGATCAGCAACTCCCTTCCATGCCAGCCAAGGTTATAAGCGTAGATGAGTTGGAGTTCCGGCCCTAA
- the eif4enif1 gene encoding eukaryotic translation initiation factor 4E transporter isoform X2, producing the protein MDGDACIQEKNAGDAAVDQVKKEPAAPIPHRYTKEELLLIKELPISNERPNCLSEKYDSDGVWDPEKWHISMYPNSGRNSPMEGFKKEHLEDRGPLKRRIPDPRERLKEDDLDVILSPQRRSFGGGCQGNAAPAIHSSRPISPLENKENETLRLGGSRRIGSGRIIAARAFEREARLERERERERDVRDFKDKRFRRDFGDKRVFSERRRNDSYAEEEPEWFSGGPTSQSETIELIGFDDKLLEDDRRKSRRSKKRTESVKEECNGQPEEQNVTVRPSADQEVPHPDVLPEQSTGDFDFNEFFNLEKTMPGLASMIEDVLGEGPVSASRFSQWFSSNVSPSGSRSSSLRSTPHEELEKLAESKEKVDILELLHKAKVDLKPLLSTLSQNKARLRENTNSGAVLSLEEVEGGMKGMKLASEPQVPKVAPPRRGNGTPFMAEHLEEAFTGGPSARPRSRDTDMSAFNKLVSSMKASGTLPTHPKTNSSNQSSGLTEVPMPPQQPKNIFQELLGGPVRSRSPVLLGNLLGNSEVSAPPSSLRGLLHKGPSPPLFPQRSPSPDYFNSRLQHPAGFPVGAQPLMPEQYADMHRSISPAAAAQHQMRPLSMPVNHADLEALAFQQDLALHAHHQFPSGYNRLPQDKSFRNRPQRVNRSPGPGSQPAGRNSPGSAVTSMLSPSFTPTSVIRKMYATKEKSKDDPASRLETKEEAAVHSQDENHLEAVEGNGAQSGVVKHFSQTLPGKDQERLRPLSSGHHTPTTAPPGPPMTFPRSIYPVPLLSHVPMVRSPPQLHPSVVQRMLAQGIQPQQLGPALVQAGIYPPHVDLAQLQGLPPAILGQTLYPLSATGGHPPLLPTRANNQMQLAVMQQQLQQQRQMHQGIPGPSSQSQGPHRANGPQRHASPPPGLAKWFGSDVLDQQLPSMPAKVISVDELEFRP; encoded by the exons ATGGACGGTGATGCTTGTATTCAAGAGAAGAATGCAGGTGATGCTGCCGTGGACCAAGTAAAGAAAGAACCGGCAGCACCAATTCCACATAGATATACCAAG GAGGAGCTTCTCTTAATAAAAGAGCTACCCATCTCCAACGAAAGGCCAAATTGTCTGTCAGAGAAATATGATAG CGATGGCGTCTGGGATCCTGAGAAGTGGCATATCTCAATGTATCCCAACTCGGGGCGTAATTCTCCAATGGAAGGCTTTAAGAAGGAGCATTTGGAGGATCGAGGTCCATTGAAACGAAGAATCCCAG ATCCCCGCGAGAGGTTAAAGGAGGACGATTTGGATGTCATACTGAGCCCACAGCGTCGGAGCTTTGGAGGTGGATGCCAAGGCAATGCTGCTCCTGCAATCCATTCGTCCCGACCAATCAGCCCATTAGAAAATAAGGAGAACGAGACTCTCCGTCTAGGAGGATCACGAAGGATCGGAAGTGGTCGTATCATTGCTGCCCGAGCTTTTGAAAGAGAAGCCCGCCTGGAGAGGGAAAGGGAAAGGGAACGGGATGTCAGAGATTTCAAAGACAAAAGATTCAGG AGAGATTTTGGAGACAAACGTGTGTTTAGTGAACGCAGAAGGAATGATTCTTATGCGGAAGAGGAGCCCGAGTGGTTCTCTGGAGGCCCCACGAGCCAGTCAGAGACGATCGAGCTCATTGGATTTGATGATAAATTGTTAGAAGATGATAGACGCAAGTCCAGGCGCTCAAAGAAGAGGACAGAGTCTGTGAAAGAAG AATGTAATGGACAGCCGGAGGAGCAAAATGTGACTGTGCGGCCTTCAGCTGATCAAGAGGTTCCTCACCCTGATGTGCTGCCAGAGCAGTCCACTGGTGACTTTGACTTCAATGAATTTTTCAATCTGGAGAAGACCATGCCAGGACTGGCATCT atgaTAGAGGATGTTTTAGGCGAAGGGCCTGTATCAGCAAGCCGCTTCAGTCAGTGGTTCTCCAGCAACGTGAGCCCTTCAGGGAGCCGCTCTAGCAGTCTGAGATCCACCCCGCACGAGGAACTGGAAAAACTAGCAG AATCAAAGGAGAAGGTGGACATACTGGAGCTGTTGCACAAGGCCAAAGTAGACCTGAAGCCTCTTCTCTCCACTCTTTCTCAGAACAAGGCTCGCCTCCGAGAAAACA CTAACTCTGGAGCAGTGCTGTCCCTGGAGGAGGTAGAGGGGGGAATGAAGGGGATGAAACTGGCCTCAGAACCACAAGTGCCAAAGGTAGCCCCTCCGCGGAGAGGAAACGGGACGCCATTCATGGCTGAGCACTTAGAGGAGGCGTTTACGGGTGGTCCCAGTGCTCGTCCACGTTCGCGTGACACAGATATGTCAGCCTTTAATAAACTGGTCAGCAGCATGAAGGCAAGTGGAACTCTGCCAACGCATCCCAAAACCAACTCAAGCAAT CAATCTTCAGGGCTGACTGAAGTTCCGATGCCTCCTCAGCAACCGAAAAACATATTCCAG GAGCTCTTGGGAGGGCCTGTTCGTAGTCGCTCCCCAGTGTTACTTGGCAACCTTTTGGGCAATTCTGAGGTCTCGGCTCCTCCCAGCTCTCTACGTGGCCTGCTGCACAAGGGTCCCTCACCACCGCTCTTCCCCCAGAGGTCACCCTCACCAGACTACTTCAACAGTCGCTTGCAACATCCAGCAG GCTTTCCTGTTGGAGCTCAGCCCTTAATGCCTGAACAATATGCTGACATGCACAGGTCCATCAGCCCTGCAGCTGCAGCCCAGCATCAG ATGAGACCGCTCTCGATGCCAGTGAATCATGCAGATCTTGAAGCACTAGCATTTCAGCAGGATCTTGCTCTACATGCCCATCATCAGTTCCCATCCGGCTACAACAGGCTACCACAGGACAAATCATTTCGAAATCG ACCACAGCGTGTTAACCGCTCCCCTGGTCCAGGCTCCCAGCCTGCTGGAAGAAACTCACCAGGCAGTGCTGTCACCAGTATG CTGTCTCCATCGTTTACGCCCACATCAGTGATCCGCAAAATGTATGCAACAAAAGAGAAAAGCAAAGATGATCCAGCAAGTCGATTAGAGACCAAAGAGGAGGCAGCAGTCCACTCTCAAGATG AGAACCACCTAGAAGCAGTTGAAGGGAATGGCGCCCAGTCTGGTGTTGTCAAGCACTTCTCTCAGACCTTGCCGGGCAAAGATCAGGAGCGACTAAGGCCACTTTCTAGCGGACATCATACGCCCACCACGGCACCGCCAGGGCCACCCATGACTTTCCCGCGTTCCATCTACCCGGTCCCGCTGCTATCCCATGTGCCAATGGTGCGCTCGCCTCCTCAGCTCCACCCCAGTGTGGTCCAACGAATGCTGGCACAGGGAATCCAACCCCAGCAGCTTGGCCCAGCACTGGTCCAAGCAG GTATATATCCACCACATGTTGACCTTGCGCAACTTCAAGGCTTGCCCCCCGCAATACTGGGCCAAACCCTGTACCCTCTCAGTGCAACGGGGGGGCATCCGCCGCTTCTGCCTACCAGAGCAAACAATCAGATGCAGTTGGCAGTGATGCAGCAGCAACTTCAGCAGCAGAGACAAA TGCATCAGGGCATCCCAGGTCCATCATCTCAGAGCCAAGGTCCCCATCGAGCGAATGGCCCCCAGCGACATGCAAGTCCCCCTCCAGGCCTAGCCAAGTGGTTTGGATCTGATGTGCTGGATCAGCAACTCCCTTCCATGCCAGCCAAGGTTATAAGCGTAGATGAGTTGGAGTTCCGGCCCTAA